A single region of the Corallococcus caeni genome encodes:
- a CDS encoding energy transducer TonB produces MGLLLAWLGTGCASLSRGMRGPEEITDKARRLCEHHLLAWPDLARFPADMRPQDYVRPEDLAWLQAHPDVPPPVVKPSSEPGLCEILPPTINGDFATVAVKLRPSAGTDKDAPPGDFIAAFQETADGWRLAYWLPEEAAVPSQASGANIPLFSEAMKPPQKLSGPDLGYTREALQEGVQGLMVIRCVIARARTVTHCHTLKPLPLMVQPALDALWNSRFAPATLDGGFVDVRYTFHFNLRVGRLPPR; encoded by the coding sequence TTGGGTCTGCTCCTTGCGTGGCTGGGAACCGGCTGCGCCTCGCTCTCCAGGGGCATGCGGGGGCCGGAGGAGATCACCGACAAGGCGCGGCGGCTGTGCGAGCACCACCTGCTGGCCTGGCCCGACCTGGCCCGCTTCCCGGCGGACATGCGTCCCCAGGACTACGTCCGGCCCGAGGACCTGGCCTGGCTCCAGGCGCATCCGGACGTGCCGCCTCCCGTCGTGAAGCCGTCCTCCGAGCCGGGCCTCTGCGAAATCCTCCCGCCGACAATCAACGGGGACTTCGCCACCGTGGCCGTGAAGCTCCGCCCCTCCGCGGGGACGGACAAGGATGCGCCGCCCGGTGACTTCATCGCGGCCTTCCAGGAGACGGCCGACGGGTGGCGGCTGGCCTACTGGCTGCCGGAGGAGGCCGCGGTGCCTTCCCAGGCGAGCGGCGCGAACATCCCCCTCTTCTCCGAGGCCATGAAGCCGCCCCAGAAGCTGTCGGGCCCCGATCTCGGCTACACGCGGGAAGCCCTGCAAGAGGGCGTCCAGGGGCTGATGGTCATCCGCTGCGTCATTGCCCGCGCAAGGACCGTCACCCACTGCCACACCCTGAAGCCCCTGCCGCTCATGGTCCAGCCCGCCCTCGACGCGCTCTGGAACAGCCGCTTCGCCCCCGCGACCCTCGACGGCGGGTTCGTGGACGTGCGCTACACGTTCCACTTCAACCTGCGGGTGGGACGGCTCCCACCTCGCTGA
- a CDS encoding response regulator yields the protein MSRILVVEDEETLADAIQDVLQDAGFDVQVARNGLEAWRKLEGNAPDLLLLDLMLPLLDGRGLLMRMRDHGQLRELPVVVITNASRKALGDQQVQSFLEKPVTLKRLVTAVTSALGSAGG from the coding sequence ATGTCACGCATCCTCGTGGTGGAGGACGAGGAGACCCTGGCGGACGCCATCCAGGACGTGCTGCAGGACGCCGGCTTCGACGTGCAGGTGGCTCGCAACGGCCTGGAGGCCTGGCGCAAGCTGGAGGGGAACGCGCCCGACCTGTTGCTGCTGGACCTCATGCTGCCCCTGCTGGACGGCCGGGGGCTGCTCATGCGGATGCGCGACCACGGTCAGCTGCGCGAGCTGCCGGTGGTGGTCATCACCAACGCCAGCCGCAAGGCGCTGGGCGACCAGCAGGTCCAGTCGTTCCTGGAGAAGCCCGTCACGCTCAAGAGGCTGGTCACGGCCGTGACGTCCGCGCTCGGGAGCGCGGGAGGATGA
- a CDS encoding ATPase domain-containing protein → MDEQREEEAAARLKSGVSQLDEILCGGWLLGGLYLIAGPPGSGKTTLANEMCFRLAEGGGASLYVTLLAETHERMLLHLRSFRFFRKDAVGTHVHYISGLSALREGGGKSFVDTLIRTARERGARALILDGLAVFKDRLRPDEDLRELLQTLNVRLAAQDCTTLLLGTETNKGVSEESAVVDGIVALSADLIGLKATRGIEITKFRGSNNIPGRHTFTIDEQGVRVYPRFEAVMRETSRKVADPRHRSRWGIEGLDAMCSGGLVTLSSTLVMGSPGSGKTTIGLSFLAEGARRGEPGLYFGFAESGAQLTVKCRNMGLELEPLQRQGMLRLEARAPVETLPDAMAQELMQLIQQHGVKRLVLDGLEPFAKEAIDPERTTRFLAALINALRERDVTMLITQQTNDMFGPELHSPIRGIEAICDNLVFLRFFELHGKLHRLITVLKMRDSPNDPFLRELHITDAGPRVGESYAALEAILTGQPQARAQASRNPTSPGPGLGGPGRGEA, encoded by the coding sequence ATGGACGAACAGCGGGAAGAGGAGGCCGCTGCACGGTTGAAGAGCGGAGTGTCCCAGCTGGATGAAATCCTGTGCGGCGGCTGGCTGCTGGGTGGGCTGTACCTCATCGCCGGGCCCCCGGGCAGCGGCAAGACGACGCTCGCCAACGAGATGTGCTTCCGGCTGGCCGAGGGCGGCGGCGCCTCTCTCTACGTGACGCTGCTCGCGGAGACCCACGAGCGCATGCTGCTGCACCTTCGCTCGTTCCGGTTCTTCCGCAAGGACGCGGTGGGCACCCACGTGCACTACATCAGCGGCCTGTCCGCGCTCCGGGAGGGGGGCGGCAAGAGCTTCGTGGACACGCTCATCCGCACCGCCCGCGAGCGCGGGGCCCGGGCGCTCATCCTGGACGGCCTGGCGGTGTTCAAGGATCGGCTGCGCCCGGACGAGGACCTGCGCGAGTTGCTGCAGACGCTCAACGTGCGGCTGGCCGCCCAGGACTGCACGACGCTGCTGCTGGGCACGGAGACGAACAAGGGCGTGAGCGAGGAGTCCGCCGTCGTCGACGGCATCGTGGCCCTGAGCGCGGACCTCATCGGCCTCAAGGCCACGCGCGGCATCGAAATCACCAAGTTCCGCGGCAGCAACAACATCCCCGGCCGCCACACCTTCACCATCGACGAGCAGGGCGTGCGCGTCTACCCGCGCTTCGAGGCGGTGATGCGGGAGACGTCCCGCAAGGTGGCCGACCCCCGCCACCGCAGCCGCTGGGGCATCGAGGGGCTGGACGCCATGTGCTCCGGAGGGCTCGTCACGCTGTCCTCCACGCTGGTCATGGGCAGCCCCGGCAGCGGCAAGACGACCATCGGCCTGTCGTTCCTGGCGGAGGGGGCGCGCCGCGGGGAGCCAGGGCTCTACTTCGGCTTCGCGGAGAGCGGCGCGCAGCTCACGGTCAAGTGCCGCAACATGGGGCTGGAGCTGGAGCCCCTGCAGCGCCAGGGGATGCTGCGGCTGGAGGCGCGTGCGCCGGTGGAGACGCTCCCGGACGCCATGGCCCAGGAGCTGATGCAGCTCATCCAACAGCACGGGGTGAAGCGGCTGGTGCTGGATGGCCTGGAACCCTTCGCCAAGGAGGCCATCGACCCGGAGCGCACCACCCGCTTCCTCGCGGCGCTCATCAACGCCCTGCGTGAGCGCGACGTCACCATGCTCATCACCCAGCAGACGAACGACATGTTCGGGCCGGAGCTGCACTCGCCCATCCGAGGCATCGAGGCCATCTGCGACAACCTGGTGTTCCTGCGCTTCTTCGAGCTGCACGGGAAGCTGCACCGGCTCATCACCGTGCTGAAGATGCGCGACAGCCCCAACGACCCCTTCCTGCGCGAGCTGCACATCACCGACGCGGGTCCTCGCGTCGGGGAGTCGTACGCGGCGCTGGAGGCCATCCTCACCGGACAGCCCCAGGCCCGCGCCCAGGCCTCCCGGAACCCGACGTCGCCCGGCCCGGGACTCGGCGGACCGGGCAGAGGGGAGGCGTGA
- a CDS encoding di-heme oxidoreductase family protein encodes MSRSRLTGIALAFLAVSCLAVPSAEAATYGVTPSGSSAIFYVDTTDWADIHYKLNDGGQLNIRMTVTGGRNQYTVTGLSAGNYIDYSYTYWDVSCACARDTAWARYTHSGTGTGTDAGTGTPDAGTGVDAGPPPSGDAGPVVPLFTSATSLEPATVENTSTAIITRVGDRVRDRHMREDMYQAYDHYLKLYFEKRTHWIEIVDEVAKGGSTITVNLYTIYPYDSPDFRAFFRGLNTVAEYFHNADFVKVNDYKYTSSVNFNAKEGRAIRVGDRMELEIGVFLQQPVEGRFNYYSTAMLYIVGQGGIVPFEGQGAIRDSFPLPEKAWAGGRGTLHTPFSNEPDNRFLQMATNLAPVNAQPFVEGRRLHHTNFRDGSHSEPDNPLFTAQANKLGNNYVNVSCVSCHKQNGRGLPPSTTNTTLDNYVVKVGKVNNGVVSVDPALGFRLQPRAVTGTPEADVRIGSWTTTASGTLNGGTAYSLRKPNYSFLNVTPTNFSPRITPQLIGMGLLEAVPESQIAGLADPNDANGDGISGRMQTVNDPETGVTRMGRFGWKAASARVKHQVAEALNSDMGVTSNVFKTQDCGTSQQGCAGTSAELGDSDLDKLTRYISLLGVPARRDHSDATALQGETVFTNAGCAKCHAPTLTTSPYAAMNEFRGQTIHPYTDLLLHDMGTGLADNLPEGQASGAEWRTPPLWGIGLTAGVSGGEAYLHDGRARSVTEAILWHGGEGEAAKQAFVNLSAADRNALLKFVNSL; translated from the coding sequence ATGAGCCGAAGCAGACTCACGGGAATCGCGCTCGCATTCCTGGCCGTCAGTTGTCTGGCGGTTCCCTCCGCAGAAGCCGCCACGTATGGCGTCACGCCGTCTGGCTCCTCCGCCATCTTCTACGTCGACACGACGGACTGGGCGGACATCCACTACAAGCTCAACGACGGCGGGCAGCTCAACATCCGCATGACGGTGACGGGCGGCCGCAACCAGTACACGGTCACCGGCCTCTCCGCCGGCAACTACATCGACTACAGCTATACGTACTGGGACGTGTCCTGCGCCTGTGCGCGCGACACGGCCTGGGCGCGCTACACGCACAGCGGCACGGGCACCGGCACGGACGCGGGCACCGGCACTCCGGACGCGGGCACGGGCGTCGACGCGGGCCCTCCGCCCAGCGGCGACGCGGGCCCCGTGGTGCCGCTGTTCACCAGCGCCACCTCGCTGGAGCCGGCCACGGTGGAGAACACCTCCACCGCCATCATCACCCGCGTGGGCGACCGCGTCCGCGACCGCCACATGCGCGAGGACATGTACCAGGCGTACGACCACTACCTGAAGCTGTACTTCGAGAAGCGCACCCACTGGATTGAAATCGTGGACGAGGTCGCCAAGGGCGGCAGCACCATCACGGTGAACCTCTACACCATCTATCCGTACGACTCGCCGGACTTCCGCGCGTTCTTCCGCGGCCTCAACACGGTGGCGGAGTACTTCCACAACGCGGACTTCGTGAAGGTGAACGACTACAAGTACACGTCGTCGGTGAACTTCAACGCCAAGGAAGGCCGCGCCATCCGCGTGGGTGACCGGATGGAGCTGGAGATTGGCGTGTTCCTCCAGCAGCCGGTGGAAGGCCGCTTCAACTACTACTCCACGGCGATGCTCTACATCGTGGGCCAGGGCGGCATCGTCCCCTTCGAGGGCCAGGGCGCCATCCGCGACTCCTTCCCCCTGCCGGAGAAGGCCTGGGCGGGCGGCCGTGGCACGCTGCACACGCCGTTCTCCAACGAGCCGGACAACCGCTTCCTGCAGATGGCCACGAACTTGGCGCCGGTGAACGCGCAGCCCTTCGTCGAGGGCCGCCGCCTGCACCACACGAACTTCCGCGACGGCAGCCACTCCGAGCCGGACAACCCCCTCTTCACGGCGCAGGCGAACAAGCTGGGCAACAACTACGTCAACGTGTCCTGCGTCTCCTGCCACAAGCAGAACGGCCGTGGCCTGCCGCCCTCCACCACGAACACCACGCTGGACAACTACGTGGTGAAGGTGGGCAAGGTGAACAACGGCGTGGTGTCCGTGGATCCGGCGCTGGGCTTCCGCCTGCAGCCGCGCGCCGTCACCGGCACGCCAGAGGCGGACGTGCGCATCGGCAGCTGGACGACGACGGCGAGCGGCACGCTGAACGGCGGGACGGCGTACAGCCTGCGCAAGCCCAACTACAGCTTCCTCAACGTGACGCCGACGAACTTCTCGCCGCGCATCACGCCGCAGCTGATTGGCATGGGCCTGCTGGAGGCGGTGCCCGAGTCGCAGATCGCGGGCCTGGCGGATCCGAACGACGCGAACGGCGACGGCATCTCCGGCCGCATGCAGACGGTGAATGACCCGGAGACGGGCGTCACCCGCATGGGCCGCTTCGGCTGGAAGGCGGCCTCCGCGCGCGTGAAGCACCAGGTGGCCGAGGCGCTCAACAGCGACATGGGCGTGACGTCCAACGTGTTCAAGACGCAGGACTGCGGCACGTCGCAGCAGGGCTGCGCGGGCACGAGCGCGGAGCTGGGCGACAGCGACCTGGACAAGCTCACCCGCTACATCAGCCTGCTGGGCGTGCCCGCGCGCCGCGACCACTCGGACGCGACGGCGCTGCAGGGCGAGACGGTGTTCACCAACGCGGGCTGCGCGAAGTGCCACGCGCCCACGCTGACCACCAGCCCCTACGCCGCGATGAACGAGTTCCGCGGCCAGACCATCCACCCGTACACGGACCTGCTGCTGCACGACATGGGCACGGGGCTGGCGGACAACCTCCCGGAGGGCCAGGCCTCCGGCGCCGAGTGGCGCACGCCGCCGCTCTGGGGCATCGGCCTGACGGCGGGCGTGTCCGGCGGTGAGGCGTACCTGCATGACGGCCGCGCGCGCAGCGTCACCGAGGCCATCCTCTGGCACGGCGGCGAGGGCGAGGCCGCCAAGCAGGCCTTCGTGAACCTCAGCGCCGCGGACCGCAACGCGCTCTTGAAGTTCGTCAACTCGCTGTAA
- a CDS encoding 2OG-Fe(II) oxygenase, with amino-acid sequence MRFQPPWGGAFRLDTFFHRTPDALPEETTASIRSAILGSSLLGESNLSGQFSGTYGFSLTFRREALPDVTRRFPAFAPYLAKTLLPECNAFLLNPLLVGQGRSVAAHIDRSLEFYGPSIGCPVAVSVLYVQVPKELQGGALRLYHRGGPVAELKPQQNALVMFRGDLLHEVEAITSGGQALEDSRISLVVEQYRAPEEVLANVPRFELRTRSGARA; translated from the coding sequence ATGCGCTTCCAGCCACCGTGGGGTGGGGCCTTCCGGCTCGACACCTTCTTCCACCGCACCCCGGACGCTCTCCCCGAGGAGACGACGGCCTCCATCCGCTCGGCCATCCTGGGCTCGTCGCTGCTGGGCGAGTCGAACCTGTCCGGGCAGTTCTCCGGCACGTACGGCTTCTCGCTGACGTTCCGCCGGGAGGCGCTGCCGGACGTCACGCGGCGCTTCCCGGCCTTCGCGCCGTACCTGGCCAAGACGCTGCTGCCGGAGTGCAACGCCTTCCTGCTCAACCCGCTGCTGGTGGGGCAGGGGCGGAGCGTCGCGGCGCACATCGACCGGAGTCTTGAATTCTACGGCCCGAGTATCGGCTGCCCGGTGGCGGTGAGCGTGCTGTATGTCCAGGTTCCGAAGGAACTCCAGGGTGGCGCGCTGCGGCTGTACCACCGGGGTGGTCCGGTGGCGGAGCTCAAGCCCCAGCAGAACGCGCTGGTGATGTTCCGGGGCGACCTCTTGCACGAGGTGGAGGCCATCACGTCCGGCGGGCAGGCCCTGGAGGACTCGCGGATCAGCCTGGTGGTGGAGCAGTACCGCGCGCCGGAGGAGGTGCTGGCGAACGTGCCCCGCTTCGAGCTGCGCACGCGCTCGGGGGCCCGGGCGTGA
- a CDS encoding SRPBCC family protein, which produces MSALELEWKLPAPPDAVFPAFAQPALIRRWFGAPPGCHRTHAPDPGALGQPYRVGLRDAAGRAFAQVGCIVEVDPGRFLALEMDWEGGPVPAGRTRAELTFHASEGGTRLELRQGPFTDDAARDAHRAYWEACLGRLARVVAGEAVPCFEEFWEESRGYVGPLAVAAYAVLAGLREAGAPKEAVAQVEDVLYAHLPRLREDTADVLGAVLQSRVEGGAS; this is translated from the coding sequence GTGAGCGCGCTCGAACTGGAGTGGAAGCTGCCCGCGCCACCGGACGCGGTGTTCCCCGCCTTCGCGCAGCCCGCGCTCATCCGCCGCTGGTTCGGCGCGCCGCCGGGCTGCCACCGCACGCACGCGCCGGACCCCGGGGCGCTGGGCCAGCCCTACCGGGTGGGCCTGCGGGACGCGGCGGGCCGGGCGTTCGCGCAGGTGGGCTGCATCGTGGAGGTGGACCCGGGCCGGTTCCTGGCGCTGGAGATGGACTGGGAGGGCGGGCCGGTGCCGGCGGGGCGCACCCGGGCGGAGCTGACCTTCCACGCGAGCGAGGGGGGTACGCGGCTGGAGCTGCGCCAGGGGCCGTTCACGGACGACGCGGCCCGGGACGCGCACCGCGCCTACTGGGAGGCGTGCCTGGGACGGCTGGCGCGCGTGGTGGCGGGTGAGGCCGTGCCGTGCTTCGAGGAGTTCTGGGAGGAGTCGCGCGGCTACGTGGGGCCGCTGGCGGTGGCGGCCTACGCGGTGCTGGCGGGGCTGCGCGAGGCGGGCGCGCCGAAGGAGGCGGTGGCCCAGGTGGAGGACGTGCTCTACGCGCACCTGCCGCGGCTGCGAGAGGACACCGCGGACGTGCTGGGCGCGGTGCTCCAGTCGCGGGTGGAGGGCGGCGCGAGCTGA
- a CDS encoding cation:proton antiporter, whose amino-acid sequence MHFELAFVLLFSIATAVAIAARYFKFPYTVALVLAGLGLGIVHAFEPPHLTKELLFAVILPGLLFEAAFHVDFRKFMKNKLAITSMAIPGVVASMALTALFLSPAMRGMKLMEGFGLIHAMVFASLIVSTDPIAVVGLFKALGAPKRLAILVEGESLLNDGTSVVLFTLVVGVAAGQEFTVGSAVMDFIKVAGMGGVIGAAVGFAVGKVILRVEDAMVEITCTVIAAYGSFVVAEHFHYSGVIATVVAGMVCGNWAAQEGMGPSVRIAVESFWEYLAFALNSVVFLLIGLEVQLSSLLASWLPILLAYGAVLLGRAVVVYGVSGLLRFTSEKLPWKWSAVLTWSGLRGAVSMVLVLGLPDDFAHRELLVNMTFGVVVLSIIVQGLTMAPVLKALGITGLKDVYQEQYELARGKLGAIHAALASLEAMRRGREIPVDVLEPLERDYQQKAQAVEQQLTTLKQQSNRFNDEEKQEAIRRVLIVEKDALFSAYQQGTLNKEVFEHLTAELDERIANAKDAEAHFPEEDAHVPPPKALAS is encoded by the coding sequence ATGCACTTCGAGCTGGCCTTCGTGCTGCTCTTCTCCATCGCGACGGCGGTGGCGATCGCGGCGCGCTACTTCAAGTTTCCGTACACGGTGGCGTTGGTACTGGCGGGCCTGGGCCTGGGCATCGTGCATGCCTTTGAGCCGCCGCACCTGACGAAGGAGCTGCTGTTCGCGGTCATCCTGCCGGGCCTGCTGTTCGAGGCTGCGTTCCACGTCGACTTCCGCAAGTTCATGAAGAACAAGCTGGCCATCACCTCCATGGCCATTCCGGGCGTGGTGGCGTCCATGGCGCTGACGGCGCTGTTCCTGTCGCCGGCCATGCGGGGGATGAAGCTGATGGAGGGCTTCGGCCTCATCCACGCGATGGTGTTCGCGTCGCTCATCGTGTCCACGGACCCCATCGCGGTGGTGGGCCTGTTCAAGGCGCTGGGCGCGCCCAAGCGGCTGGCCATCCTGGTGGAGGGCGAGAGCCTGCTCAACGACGGCACCTCCGTGGTGCTCTTCACCCTGGTGGTGGGCGTGGCGGCGGGGCAGGAGTTCACCGTGGGCAGCGCGGTGATGGACTTCATCAAGGTCGCCGGCATGGGCGGCGTCATCGGCGCGGCGGTGGGCTTCGCGGTGGGCAAGGTCATCCTGCGCGTGGAGGACGCCATGGTGGAGATCACCTGCACGGTCATCGCCGCGTACGGGTCCTTCGTGGTGGCGGAGCACTTCCACTACTCGGGCGTCATCGCCACGGTGGTGGCCGGCATGGTGTGCGGCAACTGGGCGGCTCAGGAGGGCATGGGCCCGTCGGTGCGCATCGCGGTGGAGAGCTTCTGGGAGTACCTGGCGTTCGCGCTCAACTCGGTGGTGTTCCTGCTCATCGGCCTGGAGGTGCAGCTGTCGTCGCTGCTCGCGTCGTGGCTGCCCATCCTGCTGGCGTACGGGGCGGTGCTGCTGGGCCGCGCGGTGGTCGTCTACGGCGTGTCCGGCCTGCTGCGGTTCACGTCGGAGAAGCTGCCGTGGAAGTGGAGCGCGGTGCTCACCTGGAGCGGCCTGCGCGGCGCGGTGTCCATGGTGCTGGTGCTGGGCCTCCCGGACGACTTCGCCCACCGCGAGCTGCTGGTGAACATGACGTTCGGCGTGGTGGTGCTGTCCATCATCGTCCAGGGGCTCACCATGGCGCCGGTGCTCAAGGCGCTGGGCATCACCGGCCTCAAGGACGTCTACCAGGAGCAGTACGAGCTGGCCCGGGGCAAGCTGGGCGCCATCCACGCGGCGCTCGCGTCGCTGGAGGCCATGCGCCGCGGCCGCGAAATCCCGGTGGACGTGCTGGAGCCCCTGGAGCGCGACTACCAGCAGAAGGCGCAGGCGGTGGAGCAGCAGCTCACCACGCTCAAGCAGCAGTCCAACCGCTTCAACGACGAGGAGAAGCAGGAGGCCATCCGCCGCGTCCTCATCGTGGAGAAGGACGCCCTCTTCAGCGCCTACCAGCAGGGCACGCTCAACAAGGAGGTCTTCGAGCACCTCACCGCGGAGCTGGACGAGCGCATCGCCAACGCGAAGGACGCGGAGGCCCACTTCCCGGAGGAGGACGCCCACGTCCCCCCGCCGAAGGCCCTGGCCTCCTGA
- a CDS encoding dimethylarginine dimethylaminohydrolase family protein — protein MMDLFLMSPPGRGWALRGRSNFRSREAAPADARGARREWLTLARHIEARGGTVVALPSPSDALTGMPYAAECGQVVAREGQAPLFLLPRMMSAHRFAERDHWAPLARRLGLEVVDPGVGIWEAHGDVATFDGVTLLFWGGRTTRDGLEAAQKSFPGEVLRVQVREPAFHGNMAVLPLPAVDRLVVCPDVMAPESVALLEQRFGANRLVRVTEADIRRYATNGLPLGRDLLAPTVMPPHIVETFERLGMRVVSMPMPELTEKGGGSSRCLVSRASVDASRVSLPPEYRLDVVAKDLEADAG, from the coding sequence ATGATGGACCTCTTCCTGATGTCGCCCCCGGGCCGGGGCTGGGCGCTGCGAGGCCGCTCCAACTTCCGCAGCCGGGAGGCCGCTCCGGCGGATGCGCGCGGCGCGCGGCGGGAGTGGCTGACGCTGGCCCGGCACATCGAAGCCCGAGGCGGCACGGTGGTGGCGCTGCCCTCGCCGTCGGACGCGCTGACGGGCATGCCCTACGCGGCCGAGTGCGGCCAGGTGGTGGCGCGCGAGGGCCAGGCCCCGCTGTTCCTCCTGCCCCGGATGATGAGCGCGCACCGGTTCGCGGAGCGCGACCACTGGGCGCCGCTGGCCCGGCGCCTGGGCCTGGAGGTCGTGGACCCGGGCGTGGGCATCTGGGAGGCGCACGGCGACGTGGCGACGTTCGACGGCGTGACGCTGCTGTTCTGGGGCGGGCGCACCACGCGCGACGGGCTGGAGGCTGCCCAGAAGTCCTTCCCCGGCGAGGTGCTGCGCGTGCAGGTGCGCGAGCCCGCGTTCCACGGGAACATGGCGGTGCTGCCCCTGCCCGCGGTGGACCGGCTGGTGGTGTGTCCGGACGTGATGGCGCCGGAGTCGGTGGCGCTCCTGGAGCAGCGCTTCGGCGCGAACCGGCTGGTGCGGGTGACGGAAGCGGACATCCGCCGCTACGCGACGAACGGGCTGCCCCTGGGCAGGGACCTGCTCGCGCCCACGGTGATGCCCCCGCACATCGTGGAGACCTTCGAGCGGCTGGGCATGCGCGTGGTGTCCATGCCGATGCCGGAGCTGACGGAGAAGGGCGGCGGTTCGTCGCGCTGCCTCGTGTCGCGCGCGTCGGTGGACGCCTCCCGCGTCTCGCTTCCTCCGGAGTACCGGCTGGACGTCGTGGCGAAGGACCTCGAAGCCGATGCCGGGTGA
- a CDS encoding MBL fold metallo-hydrolase, giving the protein MSEPKAQAKKTEEILPGVHHWTVSDDRVGGGRSDAYAVVDDDGTVTLIDPLPIDEKALRKLGDIDAIVLTAGNHQRSAWRLRKAFGVPVWAPEGAQGLAEKPDFEYVNGTTLPGGLNTFQTPGPTEAMYTLWLQKSPHAVVFISDLLSHEGRGAPTFVPGEYQDEPLRTRTSVQRILDHLPIQTVCFAHGAPILKDGASALRQALEQDDEFPHAPAP; this is encoded by the coding sequence ATGAGCGAGCCCAAGGCCCAGGCGAAGAAGACGGAGGAGATCCTCCCCGGCGTGCACCACTGGACCGTCTCCGACGACCGGGTCGGCGGCGGCCGCAGCGACGCCTACGCGGTGGTGGACGACGACGGCACCGTCACCCTCATCGACCCGCTGCCCATCGACGAGAAGGCCCTGCGCAAGCTGGGCGACATCGACGCCATCGTGCTCACCGCGGGCAACCACCAGCGCTCCGCGTGGCGCCTGCGCAAGGCGTTCGGCGTGCCCGTGTGGGCGCCGGAGGGCGCGCAGGGCCTGGCGGAGAAGCCGGACTTCGAATACGTGAACGGCACCACGCTGCCGGGCGGCCTCAACACGTTCCAGACGCCGGGGCCCACGGAGGCCATGTACACGCTCTGGCTCCAGAAGAGCCCGCACGCCGTGGTCTTCATCTCCGACCTGCTGTCACACGAAGGCCGGGGCGCGCCCACGTTCGTCCCCGGCGAGTACCAGGACGAACCGCTGCGCACGCGCACCAGCGTCCAGCGCATCCTGGACCACCTGCCCATCCAGACCGTCTGCTTCGCGCACGGCGCGCCCATCCTCAAGGACGGCGCCAGCGCCCTGCGCCAGGCGCTGGAGCAGGACGACGAGTTCCCGCACGCCCCCGCGCCCTGA